From the Hyphomicrobium sp. ghe19 genome, one window contains:
- a CDS encoding DUF5076 domain-containing protein, which produces MSDLQDSDVLLELDIPEEVPEAEQAVELIRAWVADGALVVTLNGEAFGPRLEEWGRLLAQIGHHVARSASANGESGEQRLIAAVRKGFDEAFPKSELAAFGRSRKRVTH; this is translated from the coding sequence ATGTCAGACCTGCAGGATTCCGACGTCCTCCTCGAACTCGATATCCCGGAAGAAGTGCCGGAGGCCGAGCAGGCCGTCGAGCTTATCAGAGCTTGGGTGGCGGACGGCGCACTCGTCGTAACTCTCAATGGCGAAGCGTTCGGCCCGCGATTGGAAGAATGGGGCAGATTGCTCGCGCAGATCGGGCACCACGTCGCGCGTTCGGCTTCCGCTAACGGCGAATCGGGCGAACAGCGCTTGATCGCGGCCGTTCGTAAAGGCTTCGACGAGGCTTTCCCGAAAAGCGAATTGGCGGCCTTCGGGAGAAGCCGTAAGCGCGTGACCCACTAA
- a CDS encoding pentapeptide repeat-containing protein: MKQGIFWASIGGAVHAFILVAASALELGLAFGPSVAADMSARDVSLLVFRAAPGSHPSLNHRDLTRLDLSGLDFKQADLRQSNLFGADLSGANLSGTDLSGAILDRVTLVGAKLDGARLDNASLMRPSSFSTLAPLAAEAPSLKGASMRGARFFGTFAGSNLAGADLTDSHCAPTYTTGFIEHIWRTDFTSANLEGAIFTRADMGRAQLSFARLQGATMRDVILRGADLSGADLTNADLSGADLTDADLTDADVRGANLSGTKLRNAKGLDRLRGLALAKNSDKSVR; encoded by the coding sequence ATGAAGCAGGGAATTTTCTGGGCATCCATTGGCGGCGCCGTCCACGCGTTCATTCTGGTGGCTGCAAGCGCGCTGGAATTAGGGCTGGCATTCGGGCCGTCGGTCGCCGCCGATATGTCGGCGCGGGACGTCTCCCTCCTGGTGTTTCGCGCCGCTCCCGGAAGTCACCCTTCCCTCAATCATCGGGATCTGACGCGGCTTGATCTTTCGGGCCTCGACTTCAAGCAGGCCGACCTCCGTCAATCCAATCTCTTCGGAGCCGATCTTTCCGGCGCAAACCTTTCGGGGACGGATCTCTCCGGCGCGATACTGGACCGCGTCACTCTCGTCGGCGCGAAGCTCGACGGCGCTCGGCTCGACAATGCGAGCCTGATGCGCCCATCGTCATTCTCAACGCTCGCGCCTCTTGCAGCTGAAGCGCCGAGCCTCAAGGGCGCTTCGATGCGCGGCGCGCGGTTTTTTGGAACCTTCGCGGGCTCGAATCTTGCCGGCGCCGACCTCACCGATTCCCATTGTGCGCCCACGTACACCACGGGCTTCATCGAACACATTTGGCGGACCGACTTTACGAGCGCGAACTTGGAGGGGGCCATTTTCACGCGCGCCGACATGGGCCGAGCGCAACTGAGTTTTGCGCGGCTCCAAGGCGCCACCATGCGCGACGTGATCCTGCGCGGCGCTGACCTTTCGGGCGCCGATCTGACGAATGCCGATTTGTCCGGCGCTGATTTGACGGACGCCGACCTGACCGATGCGGATGTTCGGGGTGCCAATCTCTCAGGCACCAAACTTCGCAATGCCAAAGGATTGGATCGGCTCAGAGGCTTGGCGCTCGCCAAAAACTCGGACAAGAGCGTCCGCTAG
- a CDS encoding bifunctional 2-C-methyl-D-erythritol 4-phosphate cytidylyltransferase/2-C-methyl-D-erythritol 2,4-cyclodiphosphate synthase, with product MLRIAALIVAAGRGTRAASGQSSSGRGSGGQGAGPKQYAAIGGRTVLTRAIDAFARHPEINEIKVVIHADDGELYKRATAGFGFGKLSGVAIGGPSRQASVLRGLEALAGTAPDVVLIHDAARPFVSSKTISNVIAALRERPAALAALPVTDTLKRTSGDGVVTETVARAGLWRAQTPQGFQFGPIIAAHREAASKNLDTFTDDAAIAEWAGLAVAVVEDSTGNIKITTAEDLELADRQMTSALEPRTGTGFDVHRFSEGDHVWLGGVKIPHTHKLEGHSDADVVLHALTDALLGAIGDGDIGQHFPPSDPKWKGAASRLFLEDAVRRVRDIGGRIGNVDITVLAEAPRIGPHRPAMQNLIGEVLGLPPNRVGIKATTMESMGFVGRGEGMAAMASAMVFVPAEDAR from the coding sequence ATGTTGCGCATTGCCGCTTTGATCGTCGCGGCCGGTCGGGGAACGCGCGCGGCTTCGGGCCAAAGCTCCAGCGGTCGGGGCTCTGGCGGTCAGGGCGCCGGGCCGAAGCAGTATGCGGCGATCGGAGGTAGAACGGTCCTCACCCGCGCGATCGACGCCTTCGCGCGGCATCCCGAGATCAACGAGATCAAGGTCGTCATCCATGCCGACGATGGCGAGTTGTACAAGCGTGCCACGGCGGGATTTGGCTTCGGCAAGCTTTCCGGCGTCGCCATTGGCGGTCCAAGCCGGCAAGCCTCCGTCCTGCGCGGTCTCGAGGCCTTGGCTGGCACTGCTCCCGACGTCGTCTTGATCCACGACGCTGCGAGGCCGTTCGTATCGTCGAAAACGATCTCGAACGTCATTGCGGCGCTTCGCGAGCGGCCCGCGGCGCTCGCAGCGCTGCCCGTCACCGACACCCTGAAGCGGACGTCCGGCGACGGCGTCGTAACGGAGACTGTCGCACGCGCCGGGCTATGGCGCGCGCAGACCCCGCAAGGTTTTCAATTCGGGCCGATCATCGCCGCGCACCGTGAGGCAGCAAGTAAGAACTTGGACACGTTCACCGACGATGCCGCGATCGCCGAATGGGCCGGTCTCGCGGTGGCCGTCGTCGAAGATTCAACCGGCAACATCAAAATCACAACGGCAGAGGATCTCGAATTGGCAGACCGGCAAATGACTAGCGCACTCGAACCGCGCACCGGCACGGGCTTCGACGTTCACCGCTTCTCAGAAGGCGACCACGTTTGGCTCGGCGGCGTGAAAATTCCGCATACGCACAAACTCGAGGGACATTCCGACGCCGACGTCGTGCTGCACGCGCTGACGGATGCTCTGCTTGGCGCGATCGGAGATGGCGATATCGGTCAGCACTTCCCGCCGTCCGATCCGAAATGGAAGGGCGCTGCGTCGCGACTGTTTCTCGAGGATGCCGTTCGCCGCGTGCGCGACATCGGCGGCCGGATCGGCAACGTCGACATCACCGTGCTTGCCGAAGCCCCGCGCATCGGACCGCATCGCCCGGCGATGCAGAACTTGATCGGCGAAGTCTTAGGCCTTCCGCCGAACCGCGTCGGCATCAAAGCCACGACGATGGAGAGCATGGGTTTCGTCGGCCGCGGCGAAGGCATGGCCGCAATGGCATCGGCGATGGTCTTTGTTCCGGCCGAAGACGCCAGATGA
- a CDS encoding type II toxin-antitoxin system RatA family toxin — translation MPSFSTQRHVRFSAEQMFALVADIEKYPDFLPLCTGLTVLSRQQTAAGEELTARMSIGYKSIAESFTTRVVIDRSDRRIDVSYLDGPFKHLENRWKFLDDPSGSMIDFFIDYEFRSKLLGALMGAMFDQAFRRFTHAFEERAAQVYGAAPKTAET, via the coding sequence ATGCCATCTTTCTCCACCCAGCGCCACGTCCGCTTTTCGGCCGAGCAAATGTTTGCTCTCGTCGCCGACATCGAAAAATATCCCGACTTCCTTCCGCTCTGCACCGGCCTGACCGTCCTGTCACGCCAGCAAACCGCTGCGGGCGAGGAACTGACGGCCCGCATGAGCATCGGCTACAAATCGATCGCCGAAAGCTTCACGACACGTGTCGTGATCGACAGATCTGACCGGCGTATCGATGTCAGCTACCTCGACGGACCCTTCAAGCACCTCGAAAATCGTTGGAAATTTTTGGACGATCCATCGGGCTCGATGATCGATTTTTTCATCGACTACGAATTTCGCTCGAAACTGCTCGGCGCGCTGATGGGCGCGATGTTCGATCAGGCATTCCGGCGTTTTACCCATGCATTCGAGGAGCGCGCCGCTCAGGTCTATGGAGCCGCGCCCAAGACGGCGGAAACCTGA
- a CDS encoding septum formation initiator family protein, with protein sequence MEQLAITLACVALTSYFAYHIRYGRHGLEVRAGLVERSALVDFEIKGLESVRTKLRHDVALLSPEIPNADIVEETARDMLGYVRADDKIITAQ encoded by the coding sequence ATGGAGCAGCTTGCGATTACGTTGGCCTGTGTCGCGCTGACGAGCTATTTCGCTTACCACATTCGATATGGACGGCACGGCCTCGAGGTGCGGGCTGGGCTGGTCGAGCGTTCGGCGCTTGTCGATTTCGAGATCAAAGGTCTCGAGAGCGTGCGCACGAAACTCCGCCACGACGTGGCCCTGCTGTCTCCCGAAATCCCGAACGCCGATATCGTGGAAGAGACCGCGCGCGACATGCTCGGCTATGTGCGCGCCGACGACAAAATCATCACCGCCCAATAA
- a CDS encoding porin encodes MKSVFKLSSSRMALVAAFGLAIGFTPAQAADLGGNCCADLEERVAELEATTARKGNRKVSLTVSGWVNEAVFMWDDGTERNAYIGTNSLEQSRVRFTGEAQIAPGYSAGYTLEIGLVGHASNKWDQNSPSSSSDNTLTVRKSNWWLKSKDYGKVTVGLEGTAMYHILDDADGANTRNFSDAEAPAVAQGSFLLRSGGAGVNGLKWSDVLRGVNNGTDGQDGRRNIVRYDSPTIAGFTATASWGEDDIWAMALTYKNTIGDFNLLGKVGYGQNSDETISNCSKLNGQDCELFGAAGTIMHVPTGLYVYGGYAQNHDKTEAKISGTEATDSMWFIQGGIEQKWIPLGKTTVFGEYRHDDGGSNLDKSFTANNLSGYVHNSSLNFVGAGVVQNIEPAALDLYVIYRHADGDVTNAAAESVKLDAFDMVIMGALMRF; translated from the coding sequence ATGAAGTCGGTATTCAAATTATCTAGTAGCCGTATGGCGTTAGTGGCAGCCTTCGGGTTGGCCATTGGATTCACACCCGCACAAGCGGCCGATCTGGGCGGCAACTGCTGCGCCGATCTTGAAGAGCGCGTAGCTGAACTCGAAGCCACGACCGCACGTAAGGGCAACCGCAAGGTTTCGCTCACGGTTTCGGGCTGGGTCAACGAAGCTGTGTTCATGTGGGATGACGGCACCGAGCGCAACGCCTACATCGGCACCAACTCGCTCGAGCAGTCGCGCGTGAGGTTCACTGGCGAAGCTCAGATCGCTCCCGGCTACTCGGCCGGTTACACCCTCGAAATCGGTCTCGTGGGCCACGCGTCCAACAAGTGGGATCAAAACTCTCCCTCGAGCAGCAGCGACAACACTCTGACGGTCCGCAAGAGCAACTGGTGGCTGAAGAGCAAAGACTACGGCAAGGTCACTGTCGGTCTCGAAGGCACGGCGATGTATCACATCCTCGACGACGCTGACGGCGCCAACACGCGTAACTTCTCCGACGCTGAGGCACCGGCAGTTGCTCAGGGCTCGTTCCTCCTCCGCAGCGGCGGCGCCGGCGTTAACGGCCTGAAGTGGTCCGACGTCCTTCGCGGCGTGAACAACGGCACGGACGGCCAGGACGGTCGCCGCAACATCGTCCGCTACGACTCGCCGACGATTGCCGGCTTCACGGCGACGGCATCGTGGGGTGAAGACGACATCTGGGCGATGGCGTTGACCTACAAGAACACCATCGGAGACTTCAACCTGCTCGGCAAGGTTGGCTACGGCCAAAACTCCGACGAAACCATTTCGAACTGCTCGAAGCTTAACGGTCAGGATTGCGAACTGTTCGGCGCCGCCGGTACGATCATGCACGTCCCCACGGGTCTGTATGTTTACGGCGGCTACGCGCAGAACCACGACAAGACCGAAGCTAAGATTTCCGGCACTGAAGCCACGGACAGCATGTGGTTCATTCAGGGCGGTATCGAGCAGAAGTGGATCCCGCTCGGCAAAACGACCGTCTTCGGCGAGTATCGTCACGATGACGGCGGCTCGAACCTCGACAAGTCGTTCACGGCCAACAACCTCAGCGGTTACGTCCACAACAGCAGCCTGAACTTCGTAGGTGCTGGCGTCGTTCAGAACATCGAACCTGCTGCCTTGGATCTCTACGTGATCTATCGCCATGCAGACGGCGACGTTACGAACGCTGCCGCCGAGTCGGTCAAGCTCGACGCCTTCGACATGGTCATCATGGGCGCTTTGATGAGATTCTGA
- the dusB gene encoding tRNA dihydrouridine synthase DusB produces the protein MLEDIVNGTPPAVLAPMSGVSDLPFRRLAHRLGASLVVSEMVASEELVKSRFDVLRRVEGRDLTPFVVQLAGREERWMAEGARIAEAKGANIIDINMGCPAKEVTGKLSGSALMRNLDHAQALIKAVINAVKVPVTLKMRLGWDDKTRNAPELAKRAEAEGIKLITVHGRTRCQFFTGAADWSAVRPVVEATSLPVLVNGDILSPVHAAEALQASGARGVMVGRGAYGAPWMPGRIANFLATGRDAGDPALDDQRDIALEHVEAMLGHYGRDLGLRNARKHVGWYLATSGASEAVVKSWRAKLCTMLEPERVLDGLKTFYSCTESRAA, from the coding sequence ATGCTAGAAGACATCGTAAACGGCACGCCACCCGCAGTCTTGGCGCCCATGTCGGGGGTGAGTGATCTTCCCTTCCGGCGTCTTGCGCATCGCCTTGGAGCGAGCCTCGTCGTTTCCGAGATGGTCGCGAGCGAGGAATTGGTCAAATCGCGATTTGACGTCCTGCGCCGGGTCGAGGGGCGGGATCTGACACCGTTTGTCGTACAACTCGCCGGCCGCGAAGAGCGGTGGATGGCTGAGGGCGCCCGTATCGCCGAAGCGAAGGGCGCGAACATCATCGACATCAATATGGGCTGCCCCGCAAAAGAGGTGACGGGCAAACTCTCGGGCTCCGCGCTCATGCGCAATCTCGACCACGCCCAGGCTTTGATCAAAGCGGTCATCAATGCCGTGAAGGTTCCCGTGACGCTGAAGATGCGGCTCGGCTGGGACGACAAGACCCGCAACGCTCCTGAACTCGCCAAGCGCGCGGAGGCGGAAGGCATCAAGCTGATCACAGTCCACGGCCGCACGAGGTGTCAGTTCTTCACGGGCGCCGCCGATTGGTCGGCTGTGCGTCCCGTCGTTGAAGCGACCTCGCTTCCCGTCCTCGTCAACGGAGACATCCTATCGCCCGTCCATGCAGCAGAGGCGCTGCAAGCTTCCGGGGCAAGGGGCGTCATGGTCGGACGCGGAGCCTACGGCGCACCGTGGATGCCGGGGCGCATCGCAAACTTCTTGGCGACGGGCCGCGATGCAGGCGATCCGGCGCTCGACGATCAGCGCGACATTGCCCTCGAGCATGTCGAAGCGATGCTCGGCCACTACGGCAGGGACCTCGGTCTGCGCAACGCCCGCAAGCACGTCGGCTGGTATTTGGCGACGAGCGGCGCCAGCGAAGCGGTCGTCAAGTCGTGGCGCGCCAAGCTCTGCACGATGCTTGAACCCGAGCGTGTGCTCGACGGCCTTAAGACTTTTTATTCTTGTACGGAGTCGCGCGCGGCATGA
- a CDS encoding nitrogen regulation protein NR(II) yields the protein MSSKSASVRKSDRHSAPPPARAVDCEDLLSALPHPILVIASDQTIVFANAAAESFFSMSASALTRSRISDIVAFGCPLLGLIEQVQSTSSTVNEYSIEVATPRFSGAKLVDVYGGPLLEEPRNMFLMLQQRSMAQMIERQLTHRAAARSVSGMAGVLAHEIKNPLSGIRGAAQLLEPALSDEDRALTQLICSETDRIRNLVDRMEVFGDERPITKDAVNIHDVLNHVRRIAEHGFGRNVRYVEDYDPSLPPVLGNRDKLVQVFLNLLKNAAEAIGDRTDSGRIIMQTAFRPGVRLSLPGSDTRVSLPLMIQIEDNGCGIPDHLKPHLFDPFVTTKTSGSGLGLALVAKIIADHGGIIECESEPKRTIFRVLLPMQRARPAPVPTTRET from the coding sequence ATGAGTAGCAAGTCGGCATCGGTACGCAAATCTGATCGTCACTCGGCGCCGCCTCCGGCCAGAGCGGTCGATTGCGAGGATTTATTGAGTGCGCTGCCGCACCCGATACTCGTGATTGCCAGCGATCAAACCATCGTTTTTGCAAATGCGGCGGCTGAATCCTTTTTCTCGATGAGTGCGTCCGCGCTGACGAGAAGCCGGATTTCCGACATCGTCGCATTCGGCTGCCCGCTGCTTGGATTGATCGAGCAGGTGCAGTCCACAAGCTCGACAGTCAATGAATACAGCATCGAAGTCGCGACGCCCCGGTTCTCCGGCGCGAAGCTTGTCGATGTTTATGGCGGCCCGCTTCTCGAAGAGCCGCGCAACATGTTCCTGATGCTGCAGCAGCGCTCGATGGCGCAAATGATCGAGCGGCAGCTGACGCATCGCGCGGCGGCGCGCTCCGTGTCGGGAATGGCCGGCGTCTTGGCGCACGAGATCAAAAATCCCTTGTCCGGCATTCGCGGCGCAGCCCAGCTGCTGGAGCCCGCTCTTTCCGACGAAGACCGCGCGCTGACCCAGCTCATCTGTTCCGAAACCGACCGTATCCGTAATCTCGTCGATCGCATGGAGGTGTTCGGTGACGAGCGCCCGATCACGAAAGATGCGGTCAACATTCACGACGTTCTCAATCATGTACGCCGCATCGCGGAGCACGGGTTCGGTCGCAACGTCCGTTACGTCGAGGATTACGATCCGTCGCTGCCGCCCGTTCTCGGCAATCGCGATAAGCTCGTGCAGGTCTTCCTCAACCTTCTGAAGAACGCGGCGGAAGCCATCGGCGATAGAACCGACTCTGGCCGCATCATCATGCAGACGGCGTTCAGGCCCGGAGTGCGGTTATCGCTTCCCGGCTCTGATACGCGCGTCAGCCTCCCGTTGATGATCCAGATCGAAGACAACGGTTGCGGCATCCCCGATCATTTGAAGCCGCATCTCTTCGATCCGTTCGTTACCACCAAGACGTCCGGCAGCGGCCTCGGACTCGCGCTGGTCGCCAAGATCATCGCCGATCACGGCGGCATCATCGAATGTGAAAGTGAGCCCAAGCGCACGATCTTCCGCGTGCTGCTTCCCATGCAACGCGCGCGGCCAGCTCCCGTGCCGACGACGAGAGAGACTTGA
- a CDS encoding FAD-dependent monooxygenase produces MSRADIFDIAVVGAGPAGLITGLSCAFSGLSTAVLGPRSSITDGRTSALFGGSIDLLKAVGVWPALADVSAPISGISIADASGGLLSAPEVHFQAKEIELDAFGYNVPNVPLTRALEAASAGRLSRIVCEGVTGFASEADYILISDSDGNQIRARLVVAADGRASSARQFAGIEVSTWSYPQSAIVATFRHQRPHRGVSTELHRRAGPLTVVPGQSGLSHLVWVDTPEEAARLLALDDLGFAGALNAELKGHLGALSEFSPRQAFRLTGQTARVLGKNRVVLAGEAAHVIPPIGAQGLNLSFRDAATIAEIASDAKRNGSDVGGDATLARYESARRRDIATRVFAVDVLNRSLLSTLPGVGLARGFGLFALASSSALRVRIMREGFRPSASTPALMASSAAVTGGNGAMEA; encoded by the coding sequence ATGAGCCGAGCAGACATTTTTGACATTGCTGTCGTGGGCGCTGGCCCTGCCGGGCTCATCACGGGATTGTCCTGTGCTTTCTCGGGACTCAGCACCGCCGTCCTCGGGCCGCGGTCCAGCATAACGGACGGGCGCACATCGGCGCTCTTTGGCGGGTCCATCGATCTTTTAAAAGCTGTCGGCGTCTGGCCGGCGCTCGCCGATGTCTCCGCTCCGATTTCGGGTATCAGCATAGCGGATGCGAGCGGTGGGTTGCTGAGCGCGCCGGAGGTGCATTTCCAGGCGAAGGAAATCGAACTCGACGCCTTTGGCTACAATGTTCCGAATGTCCCCCTCACCCGGGCTCTCGAAGCCGCAAGCGCTGGGCGTCTCAGCCGTATTGTCTGTGAAGGCGTGACGGGGTTCGCCTCGGAGGCCGATTATATTTTGATATCGGACAGTGACGGGAACCAGATTCGCGCACGGCTCGTCGTGGCGGCCGACGGAAGGGCATCATCGGCGCGGCAGTTCGCCGGCATCGAGGTTTCGACCTGGTCGTATCCACAGTCGGCGATCGTTGCGACCTTCCGGCACCAGCGTCCGCATCGGGGCGTATCGACCGAGTTGCATCGGCGCGCCGGGCCATTGACCGTCGTTCCCGGCCAATCCGGGCTGTCTCACCTCGTGTGGGTTGATACTCCTGAGGAGGCAGCGAGATTGCTCGCGCTTGATGATTTGGGTTTTGCTGGCGCGCTTAACGCGGAGCTCAAAGGACATCTGGGCGCGCTTTCGGAGTTCTCTCCACGGCAGGCCTTTCGGCTGACGGGACAAACCGCGCGCGTGCTCGGCAAAAACAGGGTTGTGCTCGCGGGTGAAGCTGCACACGTCATTCCGCCAATCGGCGCGCAGGGTCTCAATCTCAGCTTCCGGGATGCGGCCACGATCGCCGAGATAGCCAGTGACGCGAAACGCAATGGATCGGATGTCGGCGGCGACGCGACCCTCGCCCGATATGAAAGCGCGCGACGCAGAGACATTGCGACGCGGGTTTTCGCGGTCGACGTTCTGAACCGGTCCCTGCTGAGTACCCTTCCGGGCGTCGGCCTCGCCCGCGGGTTTGGCCTCTTTGCCCTTGCTTCCAGCTCCGCCTTGCGGGTCCGGATCATGCGGGAAGGGTTCAGGCCATCCGCTTCAACTCCCGCCTTGATGGCCTCCTCCGCGGCTGTGACCGGGGGAAATGGGGCGATGGAAGCTTGA
- a CDS encoding CinA family protein — protein MFPPDVLDDAGRLIAALRAKRRLLATAESCTGGLVASAITAIAGSSDVFFGGFVTYADDAKSSMIGVDSGLIQRHGAVSEAVAHAMADGVVRTTGVDLAVSITGIAGPGGGSPHKPVGLVYIGIASVFDAPLVERHMFGEVGRDEVRLASLRAALRMLLEAAA, from the coding sequence GTGTTTCCACCTGACGTACTCGATGACGCCGGCCGGCTCATTGCCGCTCTCAGAGCCAAGCGCCGGCTGCTGGCGACGGCCGAGAGCTGCACGGGCGGCCTCGTTGCAAGTGCGATTACAGCCATAGCCGGTTCGTCGGACGTGTTTTTCGGTGGGTTCGTGACGTACGCCGACGATGCGAAGTCCAGCATGATCGGGGTCGACAGCGGACTCATCCAGCGCCATGGGGCCGTTAGCGAGGCGGTCGCCCATGCCATGGCGGACGGCGTCGTCCGGACGACGGGTGTGGATCTGGCCGTTTCCATCACTGGCATCGCCGGGCCCGGCGGGGGCAGCCCGCACAAGCCCGTCGGGCTGGTCTACATCGGGATCGCTTCCGTGTTCGACGCTCCGCTCGTCGAACGCCATATGTTTGGCGAGGTTGGGAGGGACGAGGTTCGCCTCGCGAGCCTCCGGGCGGCCCTCAGGATGCTTCTAGAGGCAGCTGCATGA
- a CDS encoding MarR family winged helix-turn-helix transcriptional regulator produces the protein MNIMPQNLERKPDDDAISTIAEAQSEMCLATRVRQLSRIVTRVYDDALRPLGITASQYTLLAQLASRDAITAVEIGHELDIEKSTLSRNLKRLLALGHIIMDPPAGRRGRGLHLTPKGQAVLKDAYPIWQDAQKRTVGAMGSDSRSVLDSLLSHAEVLAAA, from the coding sequence ATGAACATCATGCCCCAAAATCTCGAACGCAAGCCTGACGACGACGCTATCAGCACAATCGCTGAGGCACAGTCGGAGATGTGCTTAGCGACCCGTGTGCGTCAGCTTTCGCGGATCGTCACGAGGGTTTACGACGATGCCTTGCGCCCACTCGGCATCACCGCGAGCCAATACACGTTGCTGGCGCAGCTGGCTTCTCGTGACGCCATCACGGCCGTCGAGATCGGTCACGAACTCGACATTGAAAAGTCGACCCTCTCTCGCAACTTGAAGCGCCTTTTGGCACTTGGTCATATCATCATGGATCCTCCCGCCGGACGGCGGGGACGCGGCCTGCACCTTACGCCCAAAGGTCAGGCAGTCCTGAAGGATGCCTACCCGATTTGGCAAGACGCCCAGAAGCGTACTGTCGGGGCCATGGGCTCCGATAGCCGGTCCGTCCTCGATAGCCTGCTTTCACATGCTGAGGTCCTAGCCGCGGCTTGA
- a CDS encoding cation transporter, producing the protein MSEAPRPAADDIATNVRLRVTVRNVAALNLGYFGIEFAVAVAIGSVSLFADSVDFLEDGAINLLILAGLGFSAARRAKLGMLLAVIILVPALATLWTAWQNFADVRVPDALPLSLTGLGALAVNAVCAWLLAPFRARGGSLTKAAFLSARNDVAANIAIVFAGLLTAGTASRWPDLIVGLGIAALNAGAAIEIYQAARDEHVSAKP; encoded by the coding sequence ATGAGCGAGGCTCCTCGTCCCGCTGCCGACGACATCGCGACGAATGTCCGGCTGCGGGTGACGGTCCGGAACGTAGCGGCACTCAATCTCGGATATTTCGGGATCGAGTTTGCCGTGGCTGTCGCGATCGGCTCCGTCTCGCTCTTTGCCGACAGCGTCGACTTCCTCGAGGACGGCGCGATCAATCTGCTCATTCTCGCGGGGTTGGGTTTCAGCGCTGCTCGCCGAGCCAAGCTCGGAATGCTCCTCGCAGTGATTATTCTTGTTCCGGCTCTCGCGACGCTCTGGACGGCTTGGCAGAACTTTGCGGACGTTCGCGTTCCGGACGCTCTTCCGCTCAGTCTCACCGGATTGGGAGCGCTCGCCGTCAATGCCGTCTGCGCGTGGCTCCTCGCGCCATTTCGAGCGAGAGGCGGCAGCTTGACCAAAGCGGCGTTTTTGTCGGCGCGTAACGATGTGGCCGCGAACATCGCGATCGTGTTCGCCGGACTGTTGACTGCGGGAACGGCGTCCCGCTGGCCGGATCTCATCGTTGGACTCGGTATCGCAGCTTTGAACGCCGGAGCTGCCATCGAAATCTATCAAGCCGCCCGCGATGAACACGTTTCAGCGAAACCGTGA
- a CDS encoding GlsB/YeaQ/YmgE family stress response membrane protein produces the protein MDSQTRDLVVFAIIGIIAGFLASLVVGGDGLIRYLITGIIGAFVGGYLFRALGINLGIRNAFVSEIVTAAIGAIVIVLVARLIA, from the coding sequence ATGGACAGTCAAACGCGCGATTTGGTCGTCTTCGCTATCATCGGGATCATCGCCGGCTTTCTGGCCTCTCTCGTGGTCGGTGGCGACGGCCTGATCCGATACCTGATCACCGGCATCATCGGCGCCTTCGTCGGCGGTTATCTGTTCCGAGCGCTGGGCATCAATCTCGGCATCAGAAACGCCTTCGTGTCGGAAATCGTCACCGCCGCGATCGGTGCAATCGTGATCGTGCTGGTCGCCCGCCTTATCGCCTAG